Below is a window of Impatiens glandulifera chromosome 2, dImpGla2.1, whole genome shotgun sequence DNA.
cttgaaaattaaatgaaaagtataattaaatatttcattgaatagtgaattatgaaaaaaatattatggagtAATTTAAccttattttttgaaaaaataaatttattgtagATCTGATTCAACAATCTCACTTCTACCTCAACTTCTTAAGAAAAGACTTAATCTATTATTTGGACATTTTGTAACTTTAATAAACGAACTccaaataataagaaaattgcATGATAAAAGTGCTCAAATTTAATTCaatctattataatattaataataattggtcTGAGtagttttcaataattttaatttaatttattttgttgagattttttttacatGACACCTGATTCAAATATTCAGAGGaagtaatttttatatttttataaaaaaaaagagactaTTGAAAGATAGATAATAGGGATATTCTTTTGTGAGAGTAGCGGTCATTGctggagtttttttttatatatcttctcatttggtttttgtttttttcttgtaaaattaaaatctgattcattttaaatatttaataattaaataaataaggcaGGCAGGCAATACTTAATGTATGTTTTctacacttaaaaaaaaatgaaaacaaaaaaaacgcCTTCATTTCTTCTTCAGAGCTTTTAAGTAAAGTGGTCCTCCATGTTTCCATTTTGTATTAACTAACCCCTCTAAGTTGTTCTACATAAAAAGTTCAGACTGAAACCACGTATAGTAATTAGCAGCTTCATCTTCCAACTCCCACAatcctcctccaccaccacaCGATGACGACATCAAACCAAACTCATCATCTCCACCGTCCATCACCAATAACCCATCATCATGATCATCGTTATTTTGACCGGTTACCGGACCAGTCGGTAAGCCGAGTTCATCGTCGGTGGCTTCGAGTAACCGTTTCAATAATCTATCTTCATCTTCCTTAGCAGCTCCAATGTCTTGGTTATCGGGTTGTAAAAGTTTATCGGGTTGGGTAATCGGGTCGGAGTCAAAAGAGAGTTCACGTTGAAGAGTGGTAAAGATGGAAGAAACATCTTGGTTGGAATCATCTTGATCTTCTTCATCGAGGAAAGAGAGTATTTGATTGTACGATTTGCGGCGTTTGGGGTCCTCCTCCAAGTCTTCTTCTACAATTAGGGTTTCGTCTCTCTGGCGTTTAGC
It encodes the following:
- the LOC124926861 gene encoding uncharacterized protein LOC124926861 → MAETQAKRQRDETLIVEEDLEEDPKRRKSYNQILSFLDEEDQDDSNQDVSSIFTTLQRELSFDSDPITQPDKLLQPDNQDIGAAKEDEDRLLKRLLEATDDELGLPTGPVTGQNNDDHDDGLLVMDGGDDEFGLMSSSCGGGGGLWELEDEAANYYTWFQSELFM